The proteins below are encoded in one region of Ammospiza nelsoni isolate bAmmNel1 chromosome 23, bAmmNel1.pri, whole genome shotgun sequence:
- the NGF gene encoding beta-nerve growth factor yields the protein MPMLFYTLTVAFLIGTQAAPKSEDNAPLEFPAEHSLLSTRSDRHRIAQEAPQTSHGHTAWSLGRREALNITVDPKIFRKRRFRSPRVLFSTEPPPLAGQGRNLGFLSGAGAPNRTARSRRSTHPVLHRGEFSVCDSVSMWVGDKTTATDIKGKEVTVLGEVNINNNIFKQYFFETKCRDPKPVSGGCRGIDAKHWNSYCTTTHTFVKALTMEGKQAAWRFIRIDTACVCVLSRKAARP from the coding sequence ATGCCCATGCTGTTCTACACTCTGACTGTAGCTTTTTTGATCGGCACACAGGCAGCTCCCAAGTCAGAGGACAATGCCCCACTGGAGTTTCCTGCAGAACATTCCCTGCTCAGCACCCGGAGCGACCGACACCGCATTGCCCAGGAGGCTCCGCAGACGTCCCACGGCCACACCGCCTGGAGCCTCGGCAGGAGAGAAGCCCTAAACATCACCGTGGACCCCAAAATCTTTCGGAAGCGGCGTTTCCGCTCTCCCCGGGTGCTGTTCAGCACGGAGCCCCCGCCGctggccgggcagggccggaATTTGGGATTTCTCAGCGGCGCGGGGGCTCCCAACAGgactgccaggagcaggaggagcacgCACCCCGTGCTGCACCGCGGGGAGTTCTCGGTGTGCGACAGCGTCAGCATGTGGGTCGGGGACAAAACCACGGCCACCGACATCAAGGGCAAGGAGGTGACGGTGCTGGGCGAGGTCAACATCAACAACAACATCTTTAAGCAGTATTTTTTCGAGACCAAGTGCAGGGACCCCAAGCCGGTGTCGGGCGGGTGCCGCGGCATCGACGCCAAGCACTGGAACTCGTACTGCACCACCACCCACACCTTCGTCAAGGCCCTGACCATGGAGGGCAAGCAGGCGGCCTGGAGGTTCATCCGCATCGACACCGCCTGCGTCTGCGTGCTCAGCAGGAAGGCAGCCAGGCCCTGA